The DNA window tataagagTGAGCTATGTCAAAAATCCAGTATACCTATAAATATGTGGTGTATAAACAGCGTAACTAAAATACATTGTACAGTAGCAAAAATATTAGACAGCTATCAAGAATACAGTATTCAAATATTCAAAGCCCATGGGAAAATTtacagaattgcaggaaatgagcttccggaccagagtccagaatataaatatatgtgtatgtgaatgGTGTCTATAGACAGTCTACTCTTCAAAAAGAGGGTTCTTCgggtgtccccataggataaccctttttggttccaggtaaaatccTTTTTGAGTtacaggtagaactattttgggttccatgtagaagcctctgtggaaagggttctacatggaactcaaaggggttctacctggaaataaaaagggttcttcaaagggttcaccAATGAGGACAGAtggagaacccttttaggttctagatagcacctttttttctaagaaaaTATTGACAGTATGTGagtagaaaaggtgtgtacagcagtagttatataggatattGAATAATTCTCAAGGTAATATAGATTAAGTATGGGTCCAGATCTGAGCCACCTCCTGGGTATCTGAAGGCTGGGCTATGGGCATAGGGACATAAGGTCATAGAGTCAGTACCCATCTTCACCCTTCACACTCGCAGTCTActttcagacagagagaggcgggaAGCGAACATTGCTGCTATTAATAACAATTAATAGCATCCAAATGTCCAGGCACTGAtgtcatagtgtgtgtgtatgtgtgtgtttgtgtgtgtgtgtgtgtaaatcggCGGCTGGGTTCCCTGGGAATTGAAATTAATGAGTGTAATCAGAAGCAAACAGCGAGCGAGGCAAGGGCAATTAATACAAACCGGCGAGCAGTGGGCTGAGGGCTGGAGGGAGAGgctggagaggctgagagagatggGGATTAAGATGCAGCGTGGGCAGGCAGCTCTCAGCTGCAGATGTCCTGGAGGACGGGTGCTGGGAGGCTGGCACCAACACACATCCGCCAAACGGCCGCTCTGTTCAGGACGGCCAGCAGGCCCAACGCAAGCTGACAACCTCCTGGCAACGCTCTGATAACGTGATCATCTCTATTTAGAGCCAAGCTGAGAGAACCGCCAGGGCCCTGCGCTACGTGGTGAAGGCCTGGCTATcagagaggaacactgcagtaTGGAGGAAATGGTGGGATGGGGCTGTATGTTCTATAGGGCTGTGTATTTGAAAAATAAAGTTGTACACTAATACTCCCTGATATGTATTGTGGATTAACCAATTTTGAGCTGGCATTCAAGCAGTAGAAAATCTGAATTACTGGTTCAATGTACCAGCCCCACCCACCCCAATTCAACCACTGTATAGGATGATGGAGAGCAGTTTTTGTTTCCTGGTTTATTTTAACCTCTTCTGATTGAAACCTCCATGTTAGCTTAATGTATTTAGGTGCATTTCTCCATGTATTTTCCCCTTTTATAAATACACAGTTATTTTCCGGTAGAAAGTGTTCTGGTTGTTGTTTGGGTTAATTGATGCTAAACTAAACCGTCACAGCAACGGGATTCTCTACCTATTCGCCTGTTTGTTTCGTGGGATCCTGTGCATTCCCCTGTGGTCTAACGTTTCCAGTGTTTATGTGAGCTAATCATGTGAGTGTAAAACTACACCGGGCCGAAGCACAGAGCAGTTAGAAACTCTGATATCTGCCTATCTAGTCCACATCAATTTACCCTGAAACAGGAAAAGTATGTCAGCTGTAAATTGATGCATTTATTTAGCTAACATAAAGGGAAGAAAGGAAGAGCGGTGACATCATATGTCAATCTATAGAGGCCTTGCCCAGAATCTAGTTGACCATCACCCTAACCCCCATTTTTCCTATACAAgtttgttatattttttatacaagTCTTCTCAACAATAGTTTGTCAAAGCTTGTATATGTTCGAAATGCTCTGAATGAGTAGCACTTCGGAGACGGCAATCACATTGAAAAAACTTTGATTGAATTTACCTCTTAATGTGATTTGTTACTCAACGTTGAAGAGAAATATTATTGCCTATTGATTGATTATAGTTCTAAAACATAAATCCACTTCACTGGCACTTCAATAACTAGTCAAATATGTGTTTCCAAATATGTGTTTTCATACCTTTGAAAGGCAATAGTTTACAACCCTATTAATTTAATGGCAGACAATTCACAGTAAACTCTCAAATTTACTGTTTTGTTCACGACCTAGGCTACAAGACACTGCCAGCTTACATAAAGTAGCCCAGGCTGTGCTTAGGAATTGATTACTTTCCCCACATAATCGCTTTAAAAGCATTCGATTTGGCTGAGGATCAAAATATAAATTCTCCTTGATGTAGCATGCCTGCCCCCTTGTGGAATGTTGGGACTTTGTCACTCTGAAAGTCAGAAAGGGGAACAAAGATCGGTATCATTCTTTCAGGATGacattacatcatttcaaatATTAGGACATAATTATCCAGTATATAACGTTATACTATTTCATATATATTACACCATCATGAAACAGCAACCCACGTTAAAAACAGACACAGGATACGTTTTACTATATCTAAAGAATAAACTTTGGTTTCACCAGTTTGGCAGAAAGTGTATGAGAAAGGATGATGGTTCTACCATACAGCCTCTCACCATTTACTTGTTTTGATTCAACCTTTATTTCGACAAGAAGTCATGCTGAGAACAAGGtctattttacagatgagccctgcatacacatcaacacacactatacacatcaataataGTCATCAATATACAAGTTAATacaaagcaaaacacaatcatcaGTAAAAAGGGACCTTAAacctactctcaaattcatagagagctatggatgcaaagactgaccacCCATGCcatcaaaatgatagttgttaACCATGTTgagaatatacagtatttgttaacgtttataaacattggagtaaaataagcttatattttgggttctggtggggtagggggatacctagtcagttgtccaactgaatgtagtcaactgaaatgtgtcttctgcatttaactcaacccctctgaatcagaaaggtgcggggggctgcattATTAGATATCCACGGTGcctagggaacagtgggttaactgcctcgctcAGGGGTAGGAGGACAGATtcttatcttgtcagctcggggattcaatccagcaaccttctggttactggcccaacactctaaccactaggctacctgcgttatattcttcaagaatggaTATAATTCATTTATTCGTCAAAAATGGATACAAAAatggattccagctttaatgACCAAGAAAAAAACTAAGCTTGACTACTGACCCTGCCTGATGTGCTCTGGAAAAATATCCATATTTTTGTTAGTGACAGTAAAGTGAGGATATGTCATGCATTGTCATTATCCCCCACAGCTGTCTGCAACCATAACGCTCCTTGTAATTCAATCCTGCCATCTTCAAAACTACAAAGAGCtcatttaaaatcagaaatgGGTGCAGAAACTTTCCGTAGCAACTTGATGACTAGAATTATGCTAGCAACACAAATTATGACATCATGTTTGTATGGTAATGGGGAAACCTTTCAAAACATTGCAATGTGGATAACTCATTCAAAAGATATGGAATTTTTATCAAAGGACACTTTTTTATGCCATCAAGAACAGGCTAAAAGTAATATATGAAGACAAATCACTTTTTTTAAGACTAATAATTGATACTGGTATGTTGAGAATATTGGGCAGTAGAGATAACTTTAAtacctgtctcagctaaagtgtGGTGGGAAATACTAAGTAGGGTCTTTACTAACCAAATATGTGTCGTTTTGGAGAGATATCTTTTAAGCTCTGTGTCAGAGCCATTCCATGGGCCAAACCGCTTATTAAACGGAGGGAAGCCAAGTGCCATAAAGGCAGGAGGCGCGCGACTTGTTATTATTCTTTCTGTGAGATGAACAGCCAGAGATCAATGGCCGTGGTGGTTTCCTCTGACACAACTATGGCCCAGTAAAGCGCAGAGCCCCGACCTACAGAGACAGATATTAACTAGCTCAGTTCCTTTGCAGGGAATGCCAAGAATAACCCACATGTAACATTTCCAACCAAAATCACATAGTCACTGCTGCATTCTCTACCCTACCCCACAGAGCCAGGCCTATGGGCTACACTctcacacagagtgagagaggacAGCGCGAcgcagagagagattgagggtgaACGAACACAAATGAAAAAGGGAGTGGTGGCCTAGTTTTCACAGCCAATGGACTTTGTAGATATCATGTAAAAGGTGTATCTATGCAGGACTCCcttgaaaaaatgtattatggTATCAATGACTCCATTCCTAAATAAAGGCTACAAATAATTAGAATAAATAGATCAGCGGTAACTGAGGTCAATTACAGTATCATGATTGATTAGCTGGGGGGAAAATGTACCAAACTAGAGAACAGTTAAATAGTAATTTTCTGATAATGAGTAAACCTAGAAGTAGGCAACTTATGAAGCATTACATGATAATTAATTTACTGTACCATTTTATAAAGCTAAATTAAACTTAAAATGTCTCCATAGTTAGGATCCAGACCTGCGGACCCTCGGTTGAAGACCCCTGCTGACGATCACACCATGTCCCCCATCATCTACAGAGGAGCTGCAGGTCGTTGGAATCCCATTTTAATATTGGAGACAGCAGGTTCTCTCCCACCCTGAGAGCCTCCTGGCCCCTCACCTTCAAGACCATGAACTTGATCTTCCATTTGTTCTGGTCCAGTGGGGAGCGTATCAGGCCAAACGCCTGCTCATAAATGCCAACacattctctgtctctgtggatggtcCCTGCCACAGCCACCAGCACCAGGCCGTGGGGGGAGGACAGGGCCTTAAGGCCACCAGGCTCCAGGTTGGGGCTCAATAGTAGCCTTTCGTCCCTCGCCAGGGCCAGGAGACGCAGGCTGGTCATTGCTGCTCCTTCGTACTCTTCTGTATACTGCTCTCCGGCGCTGGAGAGAAGACGTAGCCTCACATCCTCCCAGAAGTGTTGTGGTCCCCACTCCTGAGGAGGCTGAcccagggaggggttcagactgTTGAGAAGCTGGAAGAACCACTGACAAAACTGTCTGGCCAAGGCCAGGTGGTCAAAGCCAGCACTGCATGTCGCCTCAGAGGAAACAGAGACACTCTCACTTGTTCTCAGACCAATTGGTCTCAAACTGGTCTCAATTTGTCTCACAATAGTCACAGCTGGTCCTGGATTGGTCTCAGCTGCTCGGCTTTGAAGGTCCAACATCTACAGACAAGAACATATCGCTATAAAAAACTGAATAAATGTTCTGGCCAAAGCTTCGCATTTCTAAGAACTGAGGTGAAATGTCTTTGTTCGCTACAATACAAAATACCTTTTACACTGCATGCCTTCATGCCATAGAATTAGGATTGATATTATTATTACCTGGGATGTGTAGTGCAGCTTAGAGTAGACAGGTTGAGGGGGGACATGTGCTGTTGGAAACCTCATTCCTATCTGAGAATCTGCTGCTCTTGTTAAAGCACTGAAGGAGACATCTTTATACACTTGTGGACGCACCTGAAGATAATTGAGACAATAGAAAGTGGTTTATTTACCTTACCTCTTAGTTCCCTAAGTGTCCAAATGTATCTGCTCCAAAAATACCTTCTCAATAGTCCAGACCTCAAGGGCCTTATTCACTAGCTGGTCTTTGTTGCTGTTTTTGGGTATCACAACCCCCTCGTCCTCCGTCAGGTATCTGAATATGAAGTCACGTTGAACTTTCCTGCGTTTCAGGAATGCCTCTGCATTCTCTGTATTTGAAAGGATGGCATCAATTGATTCTGTAACATAAGAATATGACCCAAAGGACTCTAATGAGATTTCACATATCTGAGCAGCAAAATTACAGATAAAGCTTTTCACACCACCACTGGATATTCATTGGTAAATTATG is part of the Salvelinus sp. IW2-2015 unplaced genomic scaffold, ASM291031v2 Un_scaffold2400, whole genome shotgun sequence genome and encodes:
- the LOC112073870 gene encoding uncharacterized protein C3orf38 homolog, with amino-acid sequence MSSLVLRMSRLNYKERYGCQQLLEMMTNDDISSLRFTVTNKKKDLFESTSESIDAILSNTENAEAFLKRRKVQRDFIFRYLTEDEGVVIPKNSNKDQLVNKALEVWTIEKVRPQVYKDVSFSALTRAADSQIGMRFPTAHVPPQPVYSKLHYTSQMLDLQSRAAETNPGPAVTIVRQIETSLRPIGLRTSESVSVSSEATCSAGFDHLALARQFCQWFFQLLNSLNPSLGQPPQEWGPQHFWEDVRLRLLSSAGEQYTEEYEGAAMTSLRLLALARDERLLLSPNLEPGGLKALSSPHGLVLVAVAGTIHRDRECVGIYEQAFGLIRSPLDQNKWKIKFMVLKVRGQEALRVGENLLSPILKWDSNDLQLLCR